The Deinococcus hopiensis KR-140 sequence CGCAGACTGCTTCTCACGCCTCCACCTTGACGCCCACCCCAAAACCCGAAAAGGTTGCTCCATGCCCACCCTTTCCCAACTCCGCGAACTCCAGGCCATCGCCCAGGCGGGCCTGACGTACAGCCGCGATCCCTATGACCGCGAGCGTTTCGAGCGGCTGCTGCGCCTGGGCGCAGAGTTGTTGGCGGCGCAGACGGGGCAGGACCCCGGCGGGGTCCACGAACACCTGCGGGCCGAACGCGGCTACCTGACGCCGAAGGTGGACGTGCGGGCGGTGGTGCTCAACGGGGCGGGCGACGTGCTGCTTACCCGCGAGCGCGAGGACGGGCGCTGGAGTCTCCCCGGTGGCTGGGCCGATCCTGGCGACAGCCCGCGCGAGGTGGCGGTGCGCGAAGTCCGCGAGGAAACCGGGCGTGAGGTGCGGGCCGTGCGCCTCCTCGCCCTGCTGGACAAGGACAAGCACGCACACCCGCCGGAGCTGTGGGCCGTCTACAAGGTGTTCATCGCGTGCGAATTGCAGAGCAGTGAAGCAGGCGTCCACCCAGACAACACCGAGACGCTGGAAAGCGGCTGGTTTTCGCCCGCCGAACTGCCGCCCCTGAGCCTGGGGCGCAACTTGCCCGAACAGGTGCGGCGAATGGTGGAGTTGGCGCAGAATCCGGGGTTGGGCGTGGATGTGGACTGAGGGGAACGGCCCGCTTCCAGCGGCCAGTCGTCAGCAGGAGGCAGGCCATCCTCGCGGACGGGCGCATCCCACACACGCTCGCTGACGGCCCGTTTACGCAGGGGACGGCCGACGCGTGGAGCGATCTGGAGTACTGCGTCTTCCGATGTGGACGGGTTCGAGGTGCGGGCGTGGTTGGAATTCCTCGCGCCCGTTCGGCATTTCGTCCTGAATGGCTTCGCCACGCCCACCGCTGTGCTGGACGGCCAGCACCGGTCCCGGAGCAGATGCGGGTCAAGGATTCGCATGGACGGCTGGCGGACCTGCTGGGGGCCTTGGCGGCCAGATCTCAACTGCAACCCGCCGCTGAAGCCGAACAAATTTTCGCCCGATACACTGGCGCAGTACGGCCCGTTTGACCGGGAGGCTGGATGAACTGGAGCGCCCGTATGCGCGAGCGTGGGCGTGGACGCGGGAACTGGGGCCGTGCAGCGGCTTTGCCCTGAGTCCCAACGGGACCTTACGGCAAGGCTGCAGGCCCTGCCCGTCCCAAAGCGCTGAACCCGGTTCCTGTCCGGCGCTCAGAGGCGGCGGGTAGACTGCCCCGCATGAGTGCCCCGCTGCCGCCCGCCGCACCCCTGCCCCCGGACTTCATTCGCGCCGAGGACGTGCTCAGCGAGGGGGGCCTGCGCCCTGCCCGCGTTCGCGAACTGGACCAGCGCTACGGCAACGAGGAGTTGCTCTACGGCCTGGACCTGCTGGGCGTCGGCGGGCCGTTTTACCGCGTCACGCCCTGGGAGCTGGAAGACGGCCACGGCGTGCGGCGCATCAACGCTTCGGGCTACGCGGCGGTGCCCTTCGGGGAAATGCCGCCTGTCATCACCGCGTTCCTGCGCGAGTACCTGGAGAAAAACCGCGCGATGGGCCTGCCCCAACAGTCGAGCGCTCCGTGGAGGGCAGCCCTTCAAGCCAACCTCGTGCGGCTGCTGGCCCGGGAACTTCCCAGCCATTCGGACTCGCAGGTCTTTTTCTGCTCCAGCGGCACGGAAGCCATCGAGGGCGCGATGAAGTTCGCCAAGGCGTGGCGGCCCCGCGCCAAGTTCTACATCTCCTTTTCCAGCGGCTACCACGGCAAGACGCTGGGCAGCCTCAGCCTCACGCCCAATCCGGAGTATCAGGACATCTTCCGGCCGCTGGTGCCGGGTGCCGTTACGTCGCCCTACGGGGACCTGG is a genomic window containing:
- a CDS encoding NUDIX hydrolase, which codes for MPTLSQLRELQAIAQAGLTYSRDPYDRERFERLLRLGAELLAAQTGQDPGGVHEHLRAERGYLTPKVDVRAVVLNGAGDVLLTREREDGRWSLPGGWADPGDSPREVAVREVREETGREVRAVRLLALLDKDKHAHPPELWAVYKVFIACELQSSEAGVHPDNTETLESGWFSPAELPPLSLGRNLPEQVRRMVELAQNPGLGVDVD